A region from the Sphingomonas sp. S2-65 genome encodes:
- a CDS encoding ABC transporter ATP-binding protein, giving the protein MTQAAIEIDQLCKTYAGGKRALDGVSFDVPRGTIFGLLGPNGAGKSTLINILAGLVNKTGGRTTIWGFDTDQHPRNAKASIGIVNQEIVFDPFFTPKETLEIQAGLYGIAKRDFDAMALLRAVHLEDKAEAYSRTLSGGMKRRLMVAKAMVHSPPIIVLDEPTAGVDVELRQQLWAYVKSLNARGVTVVLTTHYLEEAEQLCDRIAIINHGQLIANKPTRELVGMAQEKVVEVTVDRDVVTPPANACFQKIEIKGQRTLVITYRKDQANAGEVLGAVQGAGLGIVDVSTREADLEDVFLNLTRSVG; this is encoded by the coding sequence ATGACTCAGGCCGCGATCGAGATCGACCAGCTCTGCAAGACCTATGCGGGGGGCAAGCGCGCTTTGGACGGCGTCAGCTTCGACGTGCCGCGCGGGACGATCTTCGGCCTGCTGGGGCCGAACGGCGCGGGCAAGTCGACGCTGATCAACATCCTGGCGGGGCTGGTCAACAAGACCGGCGGGCGCACGACGATCTGGGGGTTCGACACCGACCAGCATCCGCGCAACGCCAAGGCGTCGATTGGAATCGTGAACCAGGAGATCGTGTTCGATCCGTTCTTCACGCCCAAGGAGACGCTGGAGATCCAGGCGGGGCTGTACGGCATCGCCAAGCGCGACTTCGATGCGATGGCGCTGCTGCGCGCGGTGCATCTGGAGGACAAGGCCGAAGCCTATTCGCGGACGCTGTCTGGGGGCATGAAGCGGCGGCTGATGGTCGCCAAGGCGATGGTGCATTCGCCGCCGATCATCGTGCTCGACGAGCCGACCGCGGGCGTCGACGTCGAGCTTCGCCAGCAGCTCTGGGCGTATGTGAAGTCGCTCAACGCACGCGGGGTGACGGTGGTGCTGACCACGCATTATCTGGAAGAGGCCGAGCAGCTGTGCGACCGGATCGCGATCATCAACCACGGCCAGCTGATCGCCAACAAGCCTACGCGCGAATTGGTGGGGATGGCGCAGGAAAAGGTCGTGGAAGTGACCGTCGACCGCGACGTCGTCACTCCGCCCGCCAATGCTTGCTTCCAGAAGATCGAGATCAAGGGCCAGCGGACGCTGGTGATCACCTATCGCAAGGACCAGGCGAATGCCGGCGAGGTACTGGGCGCGGTGCAGGGTGCCGGGCTGGGGATCGTCGACGTTTCGACGCGCGAGGCGGATCTGGAGGACGTGTTCCTCAATTTGACTCGCTCGGTGGGGTGA
- a CDS encoding alpha/beta hydrolase family esterase: MRGLKLVCAALLFAGIGAPSAFAAQCLGVAPGTSQRVVIGDTGRSLLLHVPSGYTKRAPLVFLLHGSTGTGAQMLAESKLAETADRHGFLVAAPDAGIAEGKGFVWNIPGVPTVTGKVPGPNDPDDVAFLTEAAQWLGTLGCADASRVYVTGLSGGGRMTSWLGCVAADRFAAIAPVVGLRAGNPSPVDPRFPDPKTCQPSRPMPVIAFAGGRDTTNPVEGGGAPYWQYPMRTAEARWADLNGCRRPRPTVSAGGIEEHGYTECRSGAEVVARIDSQAGHSWVADNEAMWAFFARRRR, from the coding sequence ATGCGGGGGCTGAAGCTGGTTTGTGCGGCGTTGCTGTTCGCCGGCATTGGAGCACCGTCTGCCTTCGCGGCGCAGTGTCTCGGCGTGGCGCCGGGGACCAGCCAGCGCGTGGTGATCGGCGATACGGGGCGCAGCCTGCTGCTCCATGTGCCCAGCGGCTATACGAAGCGCGCGCCCTTGGTATTCCTCCTTCACGGCAGCACCGGCACGGGTGCGCAGATGCTGGCGGAGTCAAAGCTTGCTGAGACCGCCGATCGCCACGGCTTCCTGGTTGCCGCTCCCGACGCCGGCATTGCAGAGGGCAAGGGCTTCGTCTGGAACATCCCCGGCGTGCCCACCGTCACCGGCAAGGTGCCCGGTCCGAACGATCCGGACGATGTGGCCTTCCTCACCGAAGCGGCGCAATGGCTCGGCACCCTAGGCTGCGCAGACGCCAGCCGCGTCTATGTCACCGGCCTTTCGGGCGGCGGCCGGATGACGTCATGGCTCGGCTGCGTGGCCGCCGACCGCTTCGCCGCGATCGCGCCGGTCGTCGGCCTGCGCGCCGGCAACCCCTCCCCGGTCGATCCGCGCTTTCCCGATCCCAAGACCTGCCAGCCCTCACGCCCGATGCCGGTGATCGCCTTCGCCGGGGGCAGGGACACGACCAACCCGGTCGAGGGCGGCGGCGCGCCTTATTGGCAATATCCGATGCGCACGGCCGAGGCGCGCTGGGCAGACCTCAACGGCTGCCGCCGCCCGCGCCCTACGGTCAGCGCCGGCGGGATCGAGGAACATGGCTATACGGAATGCCGGTCGGGCGCCGAGGTAGTCGCCCGGATCGATTCACAAGCCGGGCATAGCTGGGTCGCCGACAACGAAGCGATGTGGGCCTTCTTCGCGCGCCGCCGCCGCTGA
- the nhaA gene encoding Na+/H+ antiporter NhaA encodes MRAQPLRRARSVTREFLHSEAAGGIVLIAAAVLAMLAANWPGVAERYFHVLHVETGPVISPHHGPMTVHLWINDGLMALFFLLVGLEIKREFVDGRLATWERRRLPVIAAAAGMACPALFYLAVAGGDPALVHGWAIPAATDIAFAIGLLAILGKRAPTSLKLFLTTVAIVDDLGAVVIIALFYTAQLDLLSLTIAAAIVVAMVGLNRAGVKRLPVYLLLAAVLWVFVFRSGIHATIAGVLAALTIPITKSPAAPDDAESPLHRLEHALHPWSAFLIVPLFGFANAGVSLAGSSPAVLVEPLPLAVLLGLFLGKQLGIFGSVVLADRFGLAKRPGWASWPQIYGVSLLAGIGFTMSLFIGGLAFAGEGALIDDVKIGVLAGSVLSAVAGYAVLRFAPARRVLAVRALGRRGDSQG; translated from the coding sequence GGTGGCCGAGCGCTACTTTCACGTGCTGCACGTCGAGACGGGACCGGTAATCAGCCCGCACCACGGGCCGATGACGGTGCATCTGTGGATCAACGATGGCCTGATGGCGCTGTTCTTCCTGCTGGTGGGGCTGGAGATCAAACGCGAGTTCGTTGACGGGCGGCTGGCGACCTGGGAGCGGCGGCGGCTGCCGGTGATCGCCGCGGCCGCGGGGATGGCCTGCCCTGCCCTGTTCTATTTGGCGGTCGCGGGCGGCGATCCCGCGCTGGTGCATGGCTGGGCCATTCCGGCGGCGACCGACATTGCCTTTGCGATCGGATTGCTGGCGATCCTGGGCAAGCGCGCGCCGACCTCGCTCAAGCTGTTCCTGACCACGGTGGCGATCGTCGACGATCTTGGCGCGGTGGTGATCATCGCGTTGTTCTATACGGCCCAGCTGGACCTGCTTTCGCTGACCATCGCCGCAGCGATCGTCGTGGCAATGGTCGGGCTCAACCGCGCGGGGGTGAAGCGGCTGCCGGTGTATCTGCTGCTGGCCGCGGTGCTGTGGGTGTTCGTGTTCCGCTCGGGCATCCACGCGACCATTGCCGGGGTGCTGGCGGCGCTCACCATCCCGATCACCAAATCGCCGGCCGCGCCTGACGATGCGGAGTCGCCGCTGCACCGGCTGGAGCATGCGCTGCATCCCTGGTCGGCCTTCCTGATCGTCCCGCTGTTCGGTTTTGCCAATGCCGGGGTGTCGCTGGCGGGCAGCAGCCCGGCGGTTCTGGTCGAGCCCTTGCCGCTGGCGGTGCTGCTCGGGCTGTTCCTGGGCAAGCAGCTCGGCATCTTCGGCAGTGTGGTGTTGGCGGACAGATTTGGGCTCGCCAAGCGTCCGGGCTGGGCGAGCTGGCCGCAAATCTATGGCGTGTCGCTGCTCGCAGGCATCGGCTTCACGATGAGTTTGTTCATCGGCGGGCTCGCCTTTGCCGGGGAGGGTGCGCTGATCGACGACGTGAAGATCGGCGTGCTGGCCGGGTCGGTGCTGTCGGCGGTGGCGGGATATGCGGTGCTGCGGTTTGCGCCGGCGCGGCGCGTGCTGGCGGTGCGGGCGTTGGGGCGGCGGGGTGATTCTCAGGGCTGA
- a CDS encoding zinc-finger domain-containing protein, with protein MIAPSETIRTSHARVSCDGSGPGVPASLGHPRVFLQIDEHGYIDCGYCDRRFILIGGPADEPGNENEPDIASGASL; from the coding sequence ATGATCGCGCCGTCCGAGACCATCCGTACTTCCCATGCCCGCGTGTCTTGCGACGGCTCCGGTCCCGGCGTGCCGGCATCGCTCGGCCATCCGCGCGTGTTCCTGCAGATCGACGAGCATGGCTATATCGATTGCGGCTATTGCGACCGGCGCTTCATCCTGATCGGCGGCCCCGCCGACGAGCCGGGCAATGAGAACGAGCCTGACATCGCGTCTGGCGCCAGCCTGTAA
- the tldD gene encoding metalloprotease TldD produces the protein MSLPSDPRAFIYRAQLDPDTAAQLTAEALADAEDGELYLQYRRTEAFGFDDGRLKTASYDTQSGFGLRAVSGETTAFAHANEITPQAIRRAAETMALIDPARGAKAPPPQGNNRHLYTDADPLDLVPFADKVNLCQTIDAAARARDPRIVQVSVGLTGSWSVVEIVRPDGFIATDIRPLVRLNVSVVVEANGRRETGSFGTGGRTLYDRLFQPETWNRAIDEALAQALVNLDAVDAPAGDMTVLCGPGWPGVLLHEAIGHGLEGDFNRKGTSAFSGRIGERVAGPGVTVVDDGSLHDRRGSLSIDDEGTPTRETVLIEDGILRGYMQDRLNARLMGVEPTGNGRRESFQHAPMPRMTNTFMKGGKDDPAELLSRVKKGIFAKSFGGGQVDIVSGKFVFSCTEAYLIENGKLGRPIKGATLIGDGPTVLNKVTGIGNDFALDEGIGMCGKGGQSVPAGVGQPTLLVDGLTVGGTAA, from the coding sequence ATGAGCCTTCCCTCCGATCCGCGCGCGTTCATTTACCGCGCCCAACTCGATCCCGACACCGCCGCCCAGCTCACCGCAGAGGCGCTGGCCGATGCCGAGGATGGCGAGCTCTACCTCCAATATCGCCGGACCGAAGCGTTCGGCTTCGACGATGGCCGGCTGAAGACCGCGTCGTACGACACGCAGTCGGGCTTCGGGCTGCGCGCGGTCTCTGGCGAGACCACGGCCTTTGCCCACGCCAACGAGATCACGCCCCAGGCGATCCGCCGCGCGGCGGAGACCATGGCGCTGATCGATCCGGCCAGGGGCGCGAAGGCGCCGCCGCCCCAGGGCAATAACCGCCATCTCTATACCGATGCCGATCCGCTCGATCTGGTGCCGTTCGCCGACAAGGTGAACCTCTGCCAGACGATCGACGCCGCCGCGCGCGCCCGCGATCCACGCATCGTTCAGGTCTCGGTCGGGCTCACCGGCTCCTGGTCGGTGGTTGAGATCGTCCGGCCCGACGGCTTCATCGCCACCGACATCCGCCCGCTCGTCCGCCTCAACGTTTCGGTCGTGGTCGAGGCGAATGGCCGGCGTGAGACCGGCAGCTTCGGCACCGGCGGCCGCACGCTCTATGATCGCCTCTTCCAGCCCGAAACCTGGAACCGCGCGATCGACGAGGCGCTGGCCCAGGCTCTGGTCAACCTCGACGCGGTCGACGCCCCGGCGGGCGACATGACCGTGCTCTGCGGCCCCGGCTGGCCCGGCGTCCTGCTCCACGAAGCGATCGGTCACGGCCTCGAAGGCGATTTCAACCGCAAGGGCACCAGCGCCTTTTCGGGGCGCATCGGCGAGCGCGTCGCCGGGCCCGGCGTGACGGTGGTCGACGACGGCTCGCTCCACGATCGCCGCGGCTCACTGTCGATCGACGACGAAGGCACGCCCACGCGCGAGACCGTGCTGATCGAGGATGGCATCCTCAGGGGCTATATGCAGGACCGCCTGAACGCCCGGCTGATGGGCGTCGAGCCCACCGGCAATGGCCGCCGCGAATCGTTCCAGCACGCGCCGATGCCACGGATGACCAACACCTTCATGAAGGGGGGCAAGGACGATCCCGCCGAACTGCTCAGCCGCGTCAAGAAGGGCATCTTCGCCAAGAGCTTCGGCGGCGGCCAGGTCGATATCGTCTCGGGCAAGTTCGTCTTCTCGTGCACCGAGGCGTATTTGATCGAGAACGGCAAGCTCGGCCGCCCGATCAAGGGCGCGACGCTGATCGGCGACGGCCCGACCGTGCTCAACAAGGTCACCGGCATCGGCAATGATTTCGCGCTCGACGAAGGCATCGGCATGTGCGGCAAGGGCGGCCAGTCGGTCCCCGCCGGCGTCGGCCAGCCGACTCTGCTGGTCGACGGCCTCACGGTAGGCGGCACCGCCGCCTGA
- the nadB gene encoding L-aspartate oxidase, with protein sequence MAGDPHNNDILVIGSGAAGLTAALNLASRFKVTVLAKGRLDEGSTAWAQGGIAAVLEPGDTFDNHIEDTMVAGAGLNDRATVEMVVENAPAAIETLVKLGVPFNMNGEALHLTREGGHSHRRIVHVDDATGLAVQTALLRAAQAHPNITLVPDMVVIDLATSRHELRYSGAGNVWGVYAFNRATKRVELFTGRATVLATGGAGRTYLFSTAPSGATGDGIAMAWRAGARVSNMEFMQFHPTCLYNLEVKNFLITEAVRGEGGHLRNPVTGHRFMPDLDPRAELAPRDVVARAIDAEIKRHGLDYVHLDISHMGADFVKQHFPTIHARLLDLDIDMTREPIPVVPAQHYTCGGVVIDRDGRTDLPNLYAAGEVSQSGLHGANRLASNSLLECFVFGEAVARHIAANWGDLAPPPPIRPWDESRVTHSDEEVVIKQNWTEIRRFMWNYVGIVRTTKRLERAAHRIAMLREEVNDYYGHFRVTPDLIELRNLLESADLIVRSALHRKESRGLHYTLDYPETLDIATDTVLVP encoded by the coding sequence ATGGCCGGGGATCCTCATAATAACGACATCCTGGTCATCGGATCGGGCGCAGCCGGATTGACTGCCGCGCTCAACCTGGCGAGCCGGTTCAAGGTGACGGTGCTGGCCAAGGGCCGGCTGGACGAAGGCTCCACTGCCTGGGCGCAGGGCGGGATCGCCGCGGTGCTCGAGCCCGGCGACACCTTCGACAACCATATCGAGGACACGATGGTCGCCGGCGCGGGCCTGAACGACCGCGCGACTGTCGAAATGGTGGTGGAGAATGCGCCGGCCGCGATCGAGACGCTGGTGAAGCTGGGCGTGCCCTTCAACATGAACGGCGAGGCGCTGCACCTGACCCGCGAAGGCGGGCACAGCCACCGCCGCATCGTCCATGTCGACGACGCGACGGGACTTGCGGTGCAGACTGCTCTGCTGCGCGCGGCGCAGGCGCATCCCAACATCACGCTGGTGCCCGACATGGTGGTGATCGACCTGGCCACCAGCCGGCACGAGCTGCGCTATTCGGGCGCGGGTAATGTCTGGGGCGTCTATGCCTTCAACCGCGCGACCAAGCGGGTGGAGCTGTTCACCGGCCGCGCGACGGTGCTGGCGACGGGGGGCGCGGGGCGGACCTATCTGTTTTCCACCGCGCCGAGTGGCGCGACCGGGGACGGCATCGCCATGGCGTGGCGCGCGGGGGCACGGGTCTCCAACATGGAATTCATGCAGTTCCACCCGACCTGCCTGTACAATCTCGAGGTCAAGAATTTCCTGATCACCGAAGCCGTGCGCGGCGAAGGCGGGCATCTGCGCAACCCGGTGACCGGACACCGCTTCATGCCCGATCTGGACCCGCGCGCCGAGCTGGCGCCGCGCGACGTGGTGGCCCGCGCGATCGACGCCGAGATCAAGCGCCACGGCCTGGACTATGTTCACCTGGACATCAGCCATATGGGCGCCGACTTCGTGAAGCAGCATTTCCCGACGATCCACGCGCGGCTGCTCGATCTCGACATCGACATGACCCGCGAGCCGATCCCGGTGGTGCCGGCGCAGCATTATACGTGCGGCGGCGTCGTGATCGACCGTGACGGGCGCACCGATCTGCCCAACCTCTATGCCGCCGGCGAAGTCAGCCAATCCGGGCTGCACGGCGCCAATCGCCTGGCGTCGAACTCGCTGCTCGAATGCTTCGTGTTCGGCGAGGCGGTGGCGCGGCACATCGCGGCGAATTGGGGCGACCTCGCCCCGCCGCCGCCGATCCGCCCTTGGGACGAGAGCCGCGTGACGCATTCGGACGAGGAAGTCGTCATCAAGCAGAACTGGACCGAGATCCGGCGCTTTATGTGGAACTATGTCGGCATCGTCCGTACCACCAAGCGGCTCGAGCGCGCCGCGCACCGCATCGCCATGCTGCGCGAGGAAGTGAACGATTATTATGGTCACTTCCGCGTGACGCCCGATCTGATCGAGCTGCGCAACCTGCTGGAGAGTGCGGACTTGATCGTGCGCTCGGCCTTGCACCGCAAGGAAAGTCGTGGGCTGCACTATACGCTGGATTATCCCGAGACGCTTGATATCGCGACGGATACGGTGCTGGTGCCTTAA
- a CDS encoding serine hydrolase, translated as MTIAGLGPAMLVGCAVHDDSMLAAYLPAPSYSVLMPFPAAVKPRRAYVQAPLPLVNALDGITRNFDGLVGVAVESIDGNWIATAGAPNRPMPQQSVSKLWVTMTLLDLVDQGKIGLDDPLTITRADFTLFHQPVAALVKGDQGYTSTVGEIARRAMQMSDNTCNDKLLRLVGGPQAVRDFITKYQLGRIGFGPGERLLQAGTAGLEWKPEYAYGNAFAVARSRLSPAVRQAAYEAYVKDPPDGAAPSAIAGALARLKRGELLSPASTQWLLATMGAARTGHARVRASVPAGWSYGHKTGTGQDLGRRTAGFNDVGILTAPDGQSYAIAVMIGDTSRPPRDRQLLMQAVGAAVVAHHEL; from the coding sequence TTGACGATCGCGGGGCTTGGCCCGGCGATGTTGGTCGGGTGCGCCGTGCACGACGATTCGATGCTTGCCGCTTATCTTCCGGCGCCGAGCTACAGCGTGTTGATGCCCTTCCCCGCAGCCGTGAAGCCGCGGCGCGCTTATGTGCAGGCGCCCCTGCCGCTGGTGAATGCGCTGGATGGGATCACCCGCAATTTCGATGGACTGGTCGGTGTTGCGGTGGAGAGCATCGACGGCAACTGGATCGCTACGGCGGGCGCACCGAACCGGCCAATGCCGCAACAAAGCGTCAGCAAGCTTTGGGTCACGATGACCCTGCTCGACCTGGTCGATCAGGGGAAGATCGGGCTCGACGATCCGCTGACCATCACCAGAGCCGACTTCACGCTGTTCCATCAGCCGGTCGCCGCGCTGGTGAAGGGCGATCAGGGCTATACCTCGACCGTCGGGGAAATCGCGCGCCGGGCGATGCAGATGAGCGACAATACCTGCAACGACAAGCTGCTCCGGCTGGTCGGCGGCCCGCAGGCAGTGCGCGACTTCATCACCAAATATCAGCTCGGCAGGATCGGTTTCGGTCCAGGCGAGCGATTGCTTCAAGCCGGCACCGCCGGTCTCGAGTGGAAGCCCGAATACGCCTATGGCAACGCCTTTGCGGTTGCGCGCTCACGGTTGTCGCCGGCCGTGCGGCAGGCCGCATACGAAGCCTATGTGAAGGATCCCCCGGACGGCGCCGCCCCGTCGGCGATCGCCGGCGCGCTTGCCCGGCTGAAGCGCGGCGAGTTGTTGTCGCCTGCCTCCACCCAGTGGTTGCTGGCGACGATGGGCGCGGCCCGCACCGGGCACGCGCGCGTCCGCGCGTCGGTGCCTGCCGGCTGGAGCTATGGCCACAAGACCGGCACCGGCCAGGATCTCGGCCGTCGCACCGCGGGCTTCAACGATGTCGGTATCCTGACGGCACCCGATGGCCAGTCCTATGCGATCGCCGTGATGATTGGCGATACATCACGCCCGCCGCGCGACCGTCAGCTGCTGATGCAGGCAGTCGGTGCCGCAGTGGTGGCGCATCACGAGCTGTAA
- the polA gene encoding DNA polymerase I, producing the protein MPHLYLVDGSGYIFRAYHRLPPLTNKHGEPVGAVYGYTTMLWKLADELHKADGPTHMAVILDKSSSTFRNAMYDAYKANRPPPPEDLVPQFPMIRDATRAFSLPCIEEEGWEADDLIASYAKAALAQGWEVTIVSSDKDLMQLIEPGLDLYDTMNNRRLSDDAVIEKFGVPPKQLGEVLALMGDSVDNVPGVPGIGPKTAAKLIQEHGTVEAVLAAAPDMKKSKLRDNLIEHADMARLSRQLVTLACDVPLPDPLDALELQGIPDAPLRAFLEHHGFKSLILRLSAVADAPVESPEPVDLPEDPPCDHDAYETVVTEEALDRWIAEATHQGWVAVDTETSELDAMRAGLCGVSLALAPNKACYIPLTHGGSDMFAEKPEQLDKPVALAKLKVLLEDPAVLKIGHNLKYDMIVLARRGIAIAPYDDTIVMSFDLDAGLHGHGMDELAATHLSHSCIAFKDVVGTGKKQLSFREVDLKNATRYAAEDADVTLRLWQRLKPRLSSESVTRVYEMVDRPLVGVIAGMEREGVKVDAGVLSRLSDEFSKQIAALETEIHAIAGFPFTIGSPKQLGDVLFDKMGIKGGRKGKSGVYSTDVNELERIAADKDSPGREMVVKVLDWRQLTKLKNTYTDALQAQIDPETGRVHTSYSLTGAQTGRLSSTDPNLQNIPIRTETGRQIRDAFVAEPGNVILAADYSQIELRLAAHIADVPALRQAFEDGTDIHNMTAMELFGEVNRDTRGRAKTINFAILYGISRWGLAGRLDVSVDEAQGMINRYFERFPGINRYIADTLSEAKARGYTTTLFGRKTHFPRLKAANPNERAGSERAAINAPIQGTSADIIKRAMIRMGPALIEAGLPQVRMLMQVHDELVFELPEGDVERARGVIEHVMATAAEPAVKLTVPLGVDIGVGPSWGAAH; encoded by the coding sequence ATGCCTCATCTCTATCTCGTAGACGGCTCCGGCTACATATTCCGAGCCTATCACCGGCTGCCGCCGCTCACCAACAAGCATGGCGAGCCGGTGGGCGCCGTCTATGGCTATACCACCATGTTGTGGAAGCTCGCCGACGAGCTCCACAAGGCCGATGGTCCCACCCATATGGCGGTGATCCTCGACAAATCGAGCAGCACCTTCCGCAACGCGATGTACGACGCGTACAAGGCGAACCGGCCACCGCCGCCCGAGGATCTGGTGCCGCAGTTCCCGATGATCCGCGACGCGACTCGCGCCTTTTCGCTGCCGTGCATCGAAGAGGAAGGCTGGGAGGCTGACGACTTGATCGCCAGCTATGCCAAGGCGGCGCTGGCGCAGGGTTGGGAAGTGACCATCGTCAGTTCCGACAAGGACCTGATGCAACTGATCGAGCCTGGGCTCGACCTGTACGACACGATGAACAACCGCCGCCTGAGCGACGATGCGGTGATCGAGAAGTTCGGCGTGCCGCCCAAGCAGCTGGGCGAAGTGCTGGCGCTGATGGGCGATAGCGTCGACAATGTGCCCGGGGTCCCCGGAATCGGGCCGAAGACCGCCGCCAAGCTGATCCAGGAGCATGGCACGGTGGAGGCGGTGCTCGCCGCCGCGCCGGACATGAAGAAGAGCAAGCTGCGCGACAATCTGATCGAGCATGCCGACATGGCAAGGCTGTCGCGCCAGTTGGTGACGCTCGCCTGTGACGTGCCGCTGCCCGACCCGCTCGACGCGCTCGAGTTGCAGGGGATACCCGACGCGCCGCTGCGCGCGTTCCTGGAGCATCACGGCTTCAAGTCGCTGATCCTGCGGCTGTCGGCGGTGGCCGATGCGCCGGTGGAGAGTCCCGAGCCGGTGGACCTACCCGAGGATCCGCCCTGCGATCACGACGCGTATGAGACGGTGGTTACCGAAGAAGCGCTCGACCGCTGGATCGCGGAGGCGACGCACCAGGGCTGGGTGGCGGTGGATACCGAGACCAGCGAGCTCGACGCGATGCGCGCGGGACTGTGCGGGGTGAGCCTGGCGCTGGCGCCCAACAAGGCGTGCTATATCCCGCTGACCCATGGCGGCAGCGACATGTTCGCCGAGAAGCCGGAGCAGCTCGACAAGCCGGTGGCGCTGGCGAAGCTGAAAGTGCTGCTGGAAGACCCGGCCGTGCTCAAGATCGGGCATAATCTGAAATACGACATGATCGTGCTGGCGCGGCGCGGCATCGCCATCGCGCCCTATGACGACACGATCGTGATGAGCTTCGACCTGGACGCGGGCCTGCACGGGCATGGCATGGACGAGCTGGCGGCGACGCACCTCTCGCACAGCTGCATCGCGTTCAAGGACGTGGTCGGTACCGGCAAGAAGCAGCTGAGCTTCCGCGAAGTCGATCTGAAGAATGCCACGCGCTATGCCGCCGAGGACGCCGATGTGACGCTGCGGCTGTGGCAGCGTCTGAAGCCGCGGCTATCGTCCGAAAGCGTGACGCGGGTCTATGAGATGGTCGACCGCCCGCTGGTCGGCGTGATCGCCGGCATGGAGCGCGAGGGCGTCAAGGTCGATGCAGGCGTGCTGTCGCGGTTGTCCGACGAATTTTCCAAGCAGATCGCCGCGCTGGAGACCGAGATCCACGCCATCGCCGGCTTCCCGTTCACCATCGGCAGCCCCAAGCAATTGGGCGACGTGCTGTTCGACAAGATGGGGATCAAGGGCGGTCGCAAGGGCAAGTCGGGCGTGTATTCGACCGACGTCAACGAGTTGGAGCGGATCGCCGCCGACAAGGATTCGCCCGGGCGCGAGATGGTGGTCAAGGTGCTCGACTGGCGCCAGCTCACCAAGCTCAAGAACACCTATACCGATGCGCTCCAGGCGCAGATCGATCCCGAGACGGGGCGCGTCCACACGAGCTATTCGCTGACCGGCGCGCAGACCGGGCGGCTGTCGTCGACCGACCCGAACCTCCAGAACATCCCGATCCGTACCGAAACCGGCCGGCAGATCCGCGACGCCTTCGTGGCCGAACCGGGCAACGTCATCCTGGCGGCCGACTATTCGCAGATCGAGCTGCGGCTGGCCGCGCACATCGCCGACGTGCCCGCGCTGCGCCAGGCGTTCGAGGACGGGACCGACATCCACAACATGACCGCCATGGAGCTGTTCGGCGAAGTGAACCGCGATACGCGCGGGCGGGCCAAGACGATCAACTTCGCGATCCTCTACGGTATCTCGCGCTGGGGACTGGCTGGTCGGCTCGACGTGAGCGTCGACGAGGCACAGGGGATGATCAACCGCTATTTCGAGCGGTTCCCGGGCATCAATCGCTACATTGCCGACACGCTGAGCGAGGCCAAGGCGCGCGGCTACACCACCACGCTGTTCGGCCGGAAGACGCACTTCCCACGGCTCAAGGCGGCCAATCCGAACGAGCGCGCCGGGTCCGAACGCGCGGCGATCAATGCGCCTATCCAGGGGACCAGCGCCGACATCATCAAGCGGGCGATGATCCGGATGGGGCCGGCGCTGATCGAGGCAGGGCTCCCGCAGGTGCGCATGCTGATGCAGGTGCACGACGAACTGGTGTTCGAACTGCCCGAAGGCGATGTCGAGCGTGCGCGCGGCGTGATCGAGCATGTCATGGCGACAGCGGCAGAGCCGGCGGTGAAGCTCACCGTGCCGCTGGGCGTGGATATAGGCGTGGGTCCAAGCTGGGGCGCCGCACATTGA